The Triticum dicoccoides isolate Atlit2015 ecotype Zavitan chromosome 6A, WEW_v2.0, whole genome shotgun sequence genome has a window encoding:
- the LOC119314653 gene encoding uncharacterized protein LOC119314653 isoform X2: MAGGGSAGNSGGSGGATGVDRLRKDIFKETRRLWEGYNVLSEVDRNLFGEIARLEMDNAMNMVNAKVDLVSTTYKFLGSTAVFIIAFASCLGPYIKDSVVHDAAKEVDERMTLRKQQGVGKTATPGDAAPTTKVHTQPDAAAAPTGGSASAAPGAPATVEVKNRAAPAPEDVKKKGAATFIRSEATQEAVPSLWLSFGRL; the protein is encoded by the exons ATGGCGGGCGGTGGCTCCGCGGGCAACTCAGGCGGCAGCGGAGG GGCGACGGGGGTTGATCGTCTAAGGAAGGACATCTTTAAAGAAACTAGACGCCTGTGGGAGGGCTACAACGTGCTGTCGGAGGTGGACAGGAACTTATTTGGGGAGATCGCGCGTCTTGAAATGGACAATGC CATGAATATGGTCAACGCCAAGGTGGATTTAGTGTCTACTACCTACAAGTTCTTGGGTTCGACCGCAGTTTTCATCATTGCCTTTGCATCGTGCTTGGGGCCGTATATCAAGGATTCGGTGGTGCATGATGCCGCCAAGGAGGTTGATGAAAGAATGACGCTTCGCAAGCAGCAAG GTGTTGGCAAGACTGCTACTCCAGGAGACGCGGCACCCACGACCAAGGTCCACACCCAGCCTGATGCTGCTGCTGCACCAACAGGCGGCTCGGCGTCGGCGGCTCCCGGCGCACCGGCAACCGTGGAGGTCAAGAACAGGGCTGCACCGGCACCCGAGGATGTCAAGAAGAAGGGCGCTGCTACTTTCATTCGATCCGAAGCAACTCAAGAAGCTGTCCCGTCGCTTTGGCTGAGTTTTGGCAGGCTGTAA
- the LOC119314653 gene encoding uncharacterized protein LOC119314653 isoform X1 has translation MAGGGSAGNSGGSGGATGVDRLRKDIFKETRRLWEGYNVLSEVDRNLFGEIARLEMDNAMNMVNAKVDLVSTTYKFLGSTAVFIIAFASCLGPYIKDSVVHDAAKEVDERMTLRKQQGEGVGKTATPGDAAPTTKVHTQPDAAAAPTGGSASAAPGAPATVEVKNRAAPAPEDVKKKGAATFIRSEATQEAVPSLWLSFGRL, from the exons ATGGCGGGCGGTGGCTCCGCGGGCAACTCAGGCGGCAGCGGAGG GGCGACGGGGGTTGATCGTCTAAGGAAGGACATCTTTAAAGAAACTAGACGCCTGTGGGAGGGCTACAACGTGCTGTCGGAGGTGGACAGGAACTTATTTGGGGAGATCGCGCGTCTTGAAATGGACAATGC CATGAATATGGTCAACGCCAAGGTGGATTTAGTGTCTACTACCTACAAGTTCTTGGGTTCGACCGCAGTTTTCATCATTGCCTTTGCATCGTGCTTGGGGCCGTATATCAAGGATTCGGTGGTGCATGATGCCGCCAAGGAGGTTGATGAAAGAATGACGCTTCGCAAGCAGCAAG GTGAAGGTGTTGGCAAGACTGCTACTCCAGGAGACGCGGCACCCACGACCAAGGTCCACACCCAGCCTGATGCTGCTGCTGCACCAACAGGCGGCTCGGCGTCGGCGGCTCCCGGCGCACCGGCAACCGTGGAGGTCAAGAACAGGGCTGCACCGGCACCCGAGGATGTCAAGAAGAAGGGCGCTGCTACTTTCATTCGATCCGAAGCAACTCAAGAAGCTGTCCCGTCGCTTTGGCTGAGTTTTGGCAGGCTGTAA